A stretch of DNA from Staphylococcus equorum:
TGTAAATAATAGTAAAGTATCAGATCATCACGCTATTATACCAACAGAAGTACGTCCTGATATGAATCAATTAAGCCAACGAGAATCAAAAATATACATGATGATTACTCAAAGATACTTAGAAAATCTAATGCCACCTCATGAATACGAAGCAGTTTCTATAGAATTAAGTGTTGGTAGATATAAATTTACTTTTAAAGATAAAATCACTACAAAATTAGGATTTAAAGCAGCCTATGATACACAAGAAAAAACAAATGAACAAATTACTCAAATGCAAAAAGGCGCAACACTTAAAATCACTCGCGTGAACATAGACCAACATGAAACAACACCTCCAGCGTATTTTAATGAAGGAACTTTACTCAAAGCGATGGAAAGCCCTCAGAAATTCTTTGCATTAGATGATAAAAAACATAATGACACATTAAAAGAAACGGGTGGTATAGGTACTGTAGCAACTAGAGCAGATATCATAGAAAAATTATTTAATATGAATGCGATTGAAGCACGTGATGGCAAAATAAAAGTAACTTCTAAAGGAAAACAAATTTTAGAATTAGCACCAAAAAAACTTACTTCTCCATTATTGACAGCAGAATGGGAAGAAAAACTTTCACTCATTGAACAAGGCAAATATGATGTGAAACAGTTTATATCAGAGATGAAACAATTTACTAACGACGTTGTATCTGAAATTAAGGAAAGTGAACAAAGGTATAAGCATGACAATTTAACTACTACTGAGTGTCCAACTTGCGGCAAATTTATGATTAAAGTTAAAACGAAAAATGGACAAATGTTAGTTTGTCAGGACCCAACGTGTAAAACGAAAAAGAATGTTCAAAGAAAAACTAACGCACGCTGTCCTAATTGTCATAAAAAAATGACATTATTTGGAAGAGGGAAGGATGCCGTTTATCGCTGTGTTTGTGGTCATACTGAAAGTCAGGCTCAAATGGATAAACGACATAAAAATAAAAAGTCAGATAAAATAAATAAAAAAGATATGAAAAAATACATGAATAAAGATGAAGGTATAGAGAATAACCCATTCCAAGACGCGCTAAAAGACCTTAAATTCTAAAATAATCGAACAAACGAAATATATAATTTAACAAAGTTCGTGTTTGCTATTGTAAAATAGTTAATTTGATATTAAAATATGAAGGTATTTTAAAAAAAGGAGAACTAACTGTGAAAAAGTATTTCAAGTTTGATAAACATGGAACAAGCTATAAGAAAGAGATACTTGGTGGGCTAACGACTTTCTTATCTATGGCATACATTTTAGCTGTTAACCCTCAAGTACTTAGTTTAGCAGGCGTTGATGGCGTGTCTGACGATATGAAAATGGATCAAGGTGCTATTTTCGTTGCCACAGCACTTGCAGCTTTTGTTGGCTCACTATTTATGGGGCTAATCGCACGATATCCGATTGCTTTAGCACCTGGTATGGGCTTAAATGCATTCTTTGCATTTACTGTTGTATTAACTATGGGCATTCCTTGGGAAGTCGGTTTAACTGGAGTACTATTTTCTGGTTTAGTATTTGCAGTCCTCACTATGACGGGGCTACGGGAAATAATCATAAACGCAATTCCTTTCCAGATGAAAATGGCAGTTTCTGCTGGGATCGGGTTATTTATCACCTTTGTAGGGTTACAAAGTTCTGGTATTATTGTTTCCAATGATTCTACGTTAGTTACATTGGGGCAAATTACTGAGGGTCCTGTACTCTTAACTATATTTGGTATTATTATCACTGTTATACTCTATGCGGTTAGAGTGCCAGGAGCAATATTTATTGGTATGATGCTTACGTCTATTCTTGGTATGATTACTGGTCTTATACATACGCCGAGTGGCATTGTAGGTCAAGTTCCAAGTATTGAACCAACTTTCGGTGCAGCTTTTGAAGCCTTTAAAGATCCATCACAATTATTTACTGTTCAATTTCTAATTGTTATCCTAACATTCTTATTCATAGATTTCTTTGACACAGCAGGAACTTTAGTAGCAGTAGCTAGTCAAGCTGGTATGATGAAAGATAACAAACTTCCAAGAGCTGGACGTGCACTTTTCTCAGATTCATTAGCAACAATCGTAGGTTCAATTTTTGGTACCACAACAACGACTACATATATTGAATCAACATCAGGTGTTGCTGTCGGAGCTAGGACAGGATTTGCAAGTGTAGTAACAGGTTTTTGTTTCTTATTAGCGATATTCTTTAGTCCACTTATGGAAGTAGTGACGAGTGCAGTTACTACACCTGCATTAGTTGTAGTTGGTGTCTTAATGGCTTCAAACTTTGCAGAAATAGATTGGAAGAAATTTGAAGTTGCAGTACCGGCTTTTGTTACAATTATTATGATGCCGTTATCATATTCAATTGCGACAGGTATTGCTTGCGGGTTTATATTCTATCCAATTACAATGTTAATCTCTAAAAGACATAAAGAAATACATCCTATTATGTATGGCTTAATGGTATTATTTATTCTCTATTTCGTGTTTGTTCACGGATAAATTAAAAGCACATTGTTGAACGTCAAAGTGACGCAACAATGTGCTTTTATATTTTATAAATAATCAATTTGGAATTGTTTAGGATTCGTAGGTAGTATTATACATCAAATCTATATTATACAAGAAGTAAAAACAAGTTTCTTCATTATAATAGCAATTTTAGAAAAGGTAATAAAATTCATGCTTTACATAAAGAAGGAATTTACCTGATTGGTATGATTTAACCAAACAAAGACTCATACAATATACGCTCGATGAAAAATAGTTAATCCTAACTAACAGAACTTATAAAACAAATTTAAAAAGAAAGACTAATTACTTATGAGTTTCTCTATATTCTGTATATACTACTTTTGCATTTTTGTTAGCTACATACAGAGGAGTTGAAAAGAGTACGAATATAAAGAAAAGCATTAAAAAGAATAAAATCCAATGCACAACCATACCTATGAAAGGTAAAAATGCAATGAATGAACCGATAAGACCTAATAATGGAATAACCATCATTGGTTTAATTGAGTTTTGTTTATCTACAATAAGTATTATCATAGTTACAAGGTATAATAGGGCGTTAATGAGCAATGGTTGCCAACCAAAACTAAGAATAATGCTACCACCAAGAAACGGAATACCATAAACAAACTCTCCTATAAGGAGTATAAAACTCAAAATTATAAGCGTAGTACGAATACCGCTTTTCATATCAAATCACCACCTAATATCTACTATTATAAAACAAACCAATGGATTTAAATAATAATAAGTAATAATCAATTGTAGAGATTTAAAAAGATTTTCAAAAAGATTTCAAAAAAGGTTGAAGTGATTAGCGTATTCAAGTACAATAACAAAGTATGTGTTAGACAAAAAGTATAAAAACTTTTGCAGAAAAGCTTGATTAATCACTGCTTTTCATGTAACATATCTAATGTTGGACTTTAAGAACACGCGATGAAGCGAAAGGTTACTGACACACCCGGCCGCTTTGCCATGGCGCTGTGTGAGATAGTTTTCGTGGAGAAGTCTATCACTTAAATGTAGACGAATAAGGAGGGAAAATTATGGCAAAACAAAAAATCAGAATCAGATTAAAAGCTTATGATCACCGCGTAATCGATCAATCAGCAGAAAAAATTGTTGAAACAGCAAAACGTTCTGGTGCAGATGTATCTGGACCAATTCCGTTACCGACTGAAAGATCAGTTTATACTGTAATTCGTGCCGTGCATAAGTACAAAGATTCACGTGAACAGTTCGAACAACGTACACATAAACGTTTAATCGATATTGTTAACCCTACACCAAAAACAGTTGATGCTCTTATGGGCTTAAACTTACCATCTGGCGTAGACATCGAAATCAAATTATAATAGAAAAATTTAGGAGGTGGACTTTCGATGACCAAAGGAATCTTAGGAAGAAAAATCGGGATGACACAAGTTTTCGGAGAAAACGGTGATTTAATCCCAGTAACAGTAGTAGAAGCAAGCCAAAACGTTGTATTACAAAAGAAATCTGAAGAGATTGATGGTTACAACGCAATACAAGTAGGCTACGAAGATAAACGAGCTTATAAAAAAGGTAGCAAAACGAGCAAATATGCTAACAAACCAGCTGAAGGCCATGCTAAAAAAGCAGGCACAGCACCTAAGCGCTTCATTCGTGAATTCAAAAACGTAAATGTTGATGAATACGAAGTAGGTCAAGAAGTCTCAGTTAATACATTTGAAGCTGGAGACGTAATTGATGTAACAGGCGTATCTAAAGGTAAAGGTTTCCAAGGTGCCATTAAACGTCATAATCAAGCACGTGGTCCAATGTCACATGGTTCTCATTTCCATAGATCACCTGGTTCAATAGGTATGGCATCAGATGCTTCAAAAGTCTTTAAAGGACAAAAAATGCCTGGACGTATGGGTGGAGACACAGTAACAGTTCAAAACTTAGAAGTAGTTCAAGTTGATACTGAAAACAATGTAATTTTAGTTAAAGGTAATGTACCTGGACCTAAAAAAGGTTTCTTAGAAATCACTTCATCAATCAAAGGTAATAAATAATATAGAATGAAAGGAGGATATGCATAATGGCAAATTATGATGTATTAAAAGTAGATGGAACTAAATCAGGTTCAGTTGAATTAAACGATGCAGTATTTGCAATCGAACCAAACAATAGTGTTCTTTTTGAAGCAATTAATTTACAACGTGCTTCATTACGCCAAGGTACACACGCTGTTAAGAACCGTTCAGCAGTACGAGGCGGCGGAGCTAAACCATGGAGACAAAAAGGTACAGGACGTGCGCGTCAAGGTACAATCCGTGCTCCACAATGGCGTGGTGGTGGTATCGTATTCGGACCAACACCAAGAAGCTACTCATACAAAATGCCTAAGAAAATGCGTCGTTTAGCATTACGCTCAGCATTATCTTATAAAGTACAAGAAAAAGGTTTAACTGTTGTTGATACATTAAACTTAGAAGCTCCAAAAACTAAAGAGTTCAAAGCTGTACTTTCAAATTTAGAACAACCTAAAAAAGTATTAGTAGTTACTGAATCAGAAGATGTAAACGTAGCATTATCTGCTCGTAACATTCCTGGTGTACAAGTTACTACAGCTCAAGGTTTAAATGTTCTAGATATCACAAGCGCTGACAGTGTAGTAATTACAGAATCAGCTGCTAAAAAAGTTGAGGAGGTGCTAGGATAATGGAAGCAAGAGACGTTCTTAAGCGCCCCGTAATCACTGAAAAATCATCTGTCGCTATGGCAGAAGACAAATACACATTCGACGTTGATACTCGTGCTAATAAAACACAAGTTAAAATCGCTGTTGAAGAAATCTTTGACGTAAAAGTTGCAAATGTAAACATCATCAACTACAAACCAAAGAAAAAACGTATGGGCCGTTACCAAGGCTATACAAACAAAAGACGCGTAGCAATTGTAAAATTAAAAGAAGGATCAATCGATCTATTCAACTAAAACATTACCAATAAGGAGGTAAACGACAATGGCTCTAAAAAAATATAAGCCAATTACTAATGGTCGTCGTAATATGACTGGTTATGATTTCTCAGAAATCACTGAAACAACTCCAGAAAAATCATTATTACAACCGCTACCGAAAAGAGCGGGACGAAATAACCAAGGTAAATTGACAGTTCGCCATCGCGGTGGAGGACATAAACGTCAATACCGTGTTATTGATTTCAAACGTAATAAAGACGGCATCAACGCTAAAGTTGATTCAATACAATATGATCCAAACCGTTCAGCAAACATTGCATTATTAGTTTATGCTGATGGTGAAAAACGCTATATCATCGCTCCAAAAAACCTTAAAGTAGGTCAAGTATTGGAAAACGGTGAAAATGCAGATATCAAATTAGGTAATGCATTACCATTAATTAACATCCCAGTAGGTACAGTAGTACACAACATCGAGTTGAAACCTGGTAAAGGTGGGCAAATCGCTCGTTCAGCTGGTGCTAGTGCACAAGTACTTGGTAAAGAAGGTAAATATGTTTTAATCAGATTAAGATCTGGTGAAGTACGTATGATTCTTTCAACTTGCCGTGCTACTATTGGTCAAGTTGGTAACATCCAACATGAACTTGTTAACGTTGGTAAAGCAGGACGTTCTAGATGGAAAGGCAAACGCCCAACAGTTCGTGGTTCTGTAATGAACCCTAACGATCACCCACACGGTGGTGGTGAAGGACGTGCACCTATCGGTATGCCATCTCCAATGTCACCTTGGGGTAAACCTACGCTTGGTAAGAAAACTCGTCGTGGTAAAAAATCTTCAGACAAACTTATCGTTCGTGGACGTAAGAAGAAAAAATAAAAATGACTTATTTGCGTGTGCGGCATGATTGCTGCACGCTCACAATAAGAAGGGAGGCGCCACTATGGCTCGTAGTATTAAAAAAGGACCTTTTGCTGACGATCATCTAAAGAAAAAAGTTGAGGCTCAAAGCGGAAGCGAGAAAAAACAAGTAATCAAAACTTGGTCACGTCGTTCAACTATTTTCCCTGATTTTATCGGACATACATTCGCAGTATATGATGGACGTAAACACGTACCTGTATTCGTAACTGAAGATATGGTTGGTCATAAATTAGGAGAATTCGCACCAACACGTACTTTTAAAGGTCATGCAGCAGATGACAAAAAAACTAGAAGATAACTTCTAACAAGTAGAGGAGGAAATTCGAATGGAAGCAAAAGCGGTTGCTAAAACAATAAGAATCGCACCTCGTAAAGTTAGATTAGTATTAGATCTAATTAGAGGCAAGAGCGCTGGTGAAGCTATAGCGATTTTAAAATTAAAAAACAAAGCTTCATCACCAGTAGTTGAAAAATTATTAATGTCCGCTTTAGCAAATGCTGAACATAACTATGACATGAACACTGATGAGTTAATAGTTAAAGAAGCTTATGCTAATGAAGGACCAACATTAAAACGTTTCCGTCCACGTGCACAAGGCCGTGCAAGTGCGATCAACAAACGTACAAGCCACATTACAATCGTCGTAAGTGACGGTAAAGAAGAAGCTAAAGAAGCTTAATAATCTTTTAAGGAGGGAACACTGTGGGTCAAAAAATTAATCCAATCGGACTTCGTGTTGGTATCATCCGTGATTGGGAAGCTAAATGGTATGCAGAAAAAGACTTCGCATCATTATTACACGAAGATTTAAAAATCCGTAAGTATATTGATAACGCATTAAAAGAAGCATCAGTTTCTCAAGTTGAAATTGAGCGTGCTGCTAACCGTATCAACATCGCTATTCATACTGGTAAACCAGGTATGGTAATCGGTAAAGGCGGTTCAGAAATTGAAAAATTACGTAATAAATTGAACTCATTAACAAGCAAAAAAGTTCATATCAATGTTATTGAAATCAAGAAAATTGATTTAGATGCTAAACTTGTTGCTGAAAATATTGCAGTACAATTAGAAAATCGTGCATCGTTCCGTCGTGTACAAAAACAAGCTATTACTAGAGCTATGAAAAATGGCGCTAAAGGTATCAAAACACAAGTTTCAGGTCGTTTAGGCGGAGCTGACATCGCTCGTATTGAGCAATATTCAGAAGGAACTGTTCCACTTCATACACTACGTGCCGACATTAGTTACGCACATGCAGAAGCTGACACTACTTACGGTAAATTAGGTGTCAAAGTATGGATTTATCGTGGAGAAGTTCTTCCTGCTACTAAGAACACTAGTGAAGGAGGAAAATAATAATGTTACTACCAAAACGTGTAAAATATCGTCGCCAACATCGTCCTAAAACAACTGGTCGTTCTAAAGGCGGTAACTATGTAACATTTGGTGAGTATGGTTTACAAGCAACTACAACTTCTTGGATAACATCTCGTCAAATCGAATCAGCTCGTATTGCAATGACACGTTTCATGAAGCGTGGCGGGAAAGTTTGGATTAAAATCTTCCCACATACACCTTACACTAAAAAACCTTTA
This window harbors:
- a CDS encoding DNA topoisomerase III is translated as MKSLIIAEKPSVGRDIANTLNANEKRNGYFENNKYIVTWALGHLVTNATPEQYDNNYKEWKLDVLPIIPNKMKTVVISKTRKQFSTVQSLIKNNNVKDIIIATDAGREGELVARLILDKAHNHKPIKRLWISSVTNKAIKDGFNKLQDGRKYDNLYHAALARSEADWIVGINATRALTTKYDAQLSLGRVQTPTIQLVQMRQNEINQFKPQTYFTMKLNAGGLNFQCIKPQSHPDKTIFEDIKKEIEGQVATIETITKSHKKSYPQQLFSLTDLQQEAYKRYHLGPKETLNTLQALYERHKLVTYPRTDSNYLTDDMVDTLKDRLQAIMATTLKDIAKGQMSQSFSAKQRFVNNSKVSDHHAIIPTEVRPDMNQLSQRESKIYMMITQRYLENLMPPHEYEAVSIELSVGRYKFTFKDKITTKLGFKAAYDTQEKTNEQITQMQKGATLKITRVNIDQHETTPPAYFNEGTLLKAMESPQKFFALDDKKHNDTLKETGGIGTVATRADIIEKLFNMNAIEARDGKIKVTSKGKQILELAPKKLTSPLLTAEWEEKLSLIEQGKYDVKQFISEMKQFTNDVVSEIKESEQRYKHDNLTTTECPTCGKFMIKVKTKNGQMLVCQDPTCKTKKNVQRKTNARCPNCHKKMTLFGRGKDAVYRCVCGHTESQAQMDKRHKNKKSDKINKKDMKKYMNKDEGIENNPFQDALKDLKF
- a CDS encoding NCS2 family permease translates to MKKYFKFDKHGTSYKKEILGGLTTFLSMAYILAVNPQVLSLAGVDGVSDDMKMDQGAIFVATALAAFVGSLFMGLIARYPIALAPGMGLNAFFAFTVVLTMGIPWEVGLTGVLFSGLVFAVLTMTGLREIIINAIPFQMKMAVSAGIGLFITFVGLQSSGIIVSNDSTLVTLGQITEGPVLLTIFGIIITVILYAVRVPGAIFIGMMLTSILGMITGLIHTPSGIVGQVPSIEPTFGAAFEAFKDPSQLFTVQFLIVILTFLFIDFFDTAGTLVAVASQAGMMKDNKLPRAGRALFSDSLATIVGSIFGTTTTTTYIESTSGVAVGARTGFASVVTGFCFLLAIFFSPLMEVVTSAVTTPALVVVGVLMASNFAEIDWKKFEVAVPAFVTIIMMPLSYSIATGIACGFIFYPITMLISKRHKEIHPIMYGLMVLFILYFVFVHG
- the rpsJ gene encoding 30S ribosomal protein S10; protein product: MAKQKIRIRLKAYDHRVIDQSAEKIVETAKRSGADVSGPIPLPTERSVYTVIRAVHKYKDSREQFEQRTHKRLIDIVNPTPKTVDALMGLNLPSGVDIEIKL
- the rplC gene encoding 50S ribosomal protein L3, which gives rise to MTKGILGRKIGMTQVFGENGDLIPVTVVEASQNVVLQKKSEEIDGYNAIQVGYEDKRAYKKGSKTSKYANKPAEGHAKKAGTAPKRFIREFKNVNVDEYEVGQEVSVNTFEAGDVIDVTGVSKGKGFQGAIKRHNQARGPMSHGSHFHRSPGSIGMASDASKVFKGQKMPGRMGGDTVTVQNLEVVQVDTENNVILVKGNVPGPKKGFLEITSSIKGNK
- the rplD gene encoding 50S ribosomal protein L4, which codes for MANYDVLKVDGTKSGSVELNDAVFAIEPNNSVLFEAINLQRASLRQGTHAVKNRSAVRGGGAKPWRQKGTGRARQGTIRAPQWRGGGIVFGPTPRSYSYKMPKKMRRLALRSALSYKVQEKGLTVVDTLNLEAPKTKEFKAVLSNLEQPKKVLVVTESEDVNVALSARNIPGVQVTTAQGLNVLDITSADSVVITESAAKKVEEVLG
- the rplW gene encoding 50S ribosomal protein L23; protein product: MEARDVLKRPVITEKSSVAMAEDKYTFDVDTRANKTQVKIAVEEIFDVKVANVNIINYKPKKKRMGRYQGYTNKRRVAIVKLKEGSIDLFN
- the rplB gene encoding 50S ribosomal protein L2; translated protein: MALKKYKPITNGRRNMTGYDFSEITETTPEKSLLQPLPKRAGRNNQGKLTVRHRGGGHKRQYRVIDFKRNKDGINAKVDSIQYDPNRSANIALLVYADGEKRYIIAPKNLKVGQVLENGENADIKLGNALPLINIPVGTVVHNIELKPGKGGQIARSAGASAQVLGKEGKYVLIRLRSGEVRMILSTCRATIGQVGNIQHELVNVGKAGRSRWKGKRPTVRGSVMNPNDHPHGGGEGRAPIGMPSPMSPWGKPTLGKKTRRGKKSSDKLIVRGRKKKK
- the rpsS gene encoding 30S ribosomal protein S19, whose amino-acid sequence is MARSIKKGPFADDHLKKKVEAQSGSEKKQVIKTWSRRSTIFPDFIGHTFAVYDGRKHVPVFVTEDMVGHKLGEFAPTRTFKGHAADDKKTRR
- the rplV gene encoding 50S ribosomal protein L22; translation: MEAKAVAKTIRIAPRKVRLVLDLIRGKSAGEAIAILKLKNKASSPVVEKLLMSALANAEHNYDMNTDELIVKEAYANEGPTLKRFRPRAQGRASAINKRTSHITIVVSDGKEEAKEA
- the rpsC gene encoding 30S ribosomal protein S3 encodes the protein MGQKINPIGLRVGIIRDWEAKWYAEKDFASLLHEDLKIRKYIDNALKEASVSQVEIERAANRINIAIHTGKPGMVIGKGGSEIEKLRNKLNSLTSKKVHINVIEIKKIDLDAKLVAENIAVQLENRASFRRVQKQAITRAMKNGAKGIKTQVSGRLGGADIARIEQYSEGTVPLHTLRADISYAHAEADTTYGKLGVKVWIYRGEVLPATKNTSEGGK
- the rplP gene encoding 50S ribosomal protein L16 codes for the protein MLLPKRVKYRRQHRPKTTGRSKGGNYVTFGEYGLQATTTSWITSRQIESARIAMTRFMKRGGKVWIKIFPHTPYTKKPLEVRMGAGKGAVEGWIAVAKPGRILFEIAGVDEEVAREALRLASHKLPVKTKFVKREELGGETNES